The following coding sequences lie in one Rutidosis leptorrhynchoides isolate AG116_Rl617_1_P2 chromosome 4, CSIRO_AGI_Rlap_v1, whole genome shotgun sequence genomic window:
- the LOC139843180 gene encoding uncharacterized protein, with translation MLKRVKVLLNEFNGLEFTSIEIVKVQPKLYINTTLWSTQDALGRQGFNTIQKCTSSLRQLAYGTTTDIYYEYLQMSEGSDIARLYSAHEERYGFKAGVNNNVNILNQSPLLDDIKIGSAPLAPFNVNSNNYTNGYYLADGIYPDWETLIKAYSTPADEPRAKFKRFQENAREDVERTFGVFQGRFHILQTSGRAYGVNKMRRILYCFVLMNNMIVGDNSPGITWIGEELLRTDEANPNFVRNQARNRVTREKEI, from the exons ATGTTGAAGAGGGTGAAAGTTCTACTCAACGAGTTCAATGGTCTTGAATTTACATCCATAGAGATCGTGAAAGTGCAGCCGAAACTTTACATCAACACTACTTTGTGGAGTACCCAAG ATGCCCTTGGTCGGCAAGGTTTCAATACGATACAAAAATGTACATCGTCGTTGCGTCAATTGGCTTATGGTACAACAACGGACATTTATTACGAATACTTACAAATGAGCGAGG GTAGCGATATAGCTCGTTTGTATAGCGCTCATGAAGAAAGATATGGTTTTAAGG CGGGTGTGAACAACAATGTTAATATTTTGAATCAATCTCCGTTGTTAGATGACATCAAGATTGGAAGTGCGCCATTAGCACCATTTAACGTAAACAGTAATAATTACACAAATGGTTATTATTTAGCGGACGGTATTTACCCAGATTGGGAAACGTTAATCAAGGCATATTCGACCCCAGCAGATGAGCCACGTGCAAAATTTAAAAGATTTCAAGAAAATGCACGTGAGGATGTTGAGAGAACATTCGGTGTATTTCAGGGTAGATTTCATATTTTACAAACATCTGGACGAGCATACGGTGTCAACAAGATGAGACGCATATTGTATTGTTTTGTGCTCATGAACAACATGATAGTCGGGGATAATAGCCCTGGAATTACATGGATCGGGGAAGAATTACTTAGAACTGATGAAGCTAATCCAAACTTTGTAAGGAATCAAGCTAGAAATCGTGTGACAAGAGAAAAAGAAATATGA
- the LOC139904356 gene encoding IQ domain-containing protein IQM1-like, protein MGLSLSLLSSAWEEILDHSFLILPYELKNVSNAENCKISESETILEEPEDSFADLSRRNSINLNNHQPLKIMLDTTLSFKNLIQDFKVSEPKNLEFKTRGLTSPGSTVFFSPRPVSELNAAATTVQKIYKSYRTRRNLADCAVVVEELWWKALDFAALDRSSVSFFDVKKPETATSRWARARTRAAKVGKGLSKNEKAQKLALQHWLEAIDPRHRYGHNLHLYYDIWFESESCQPFFYWLDIGDGKETNLEKCPRVRLQQQCIKYLGPNERESYEVIVEKGKLVYRQSGSLLETVEGTKWIFVLDTLKKLYVGQKRKGLFQHSSFLAGGATTAAGRLVAHGGILEAIWPYSGHYLPTEENFRDFICFLEENNVDLTNVKRCSIDDDDVGFSFKVTTQPETKPKPLVIPRARPQDILRTPTSAKDATTPSFIHGLTNGPISARFQETNLISTKWTSGTGPRIGIVRDYPSELQFRALEHVNLSPRINQGNLGPIPSPRPSSNVRLSPRISYMGLPSPRTPITTN, encoded by the exons ATGGGTTTGTCCTTATCACTGTTATCATCAGCCTGGGAAGAAATCTTAGATCATAGTTTTTTAATATTGCCTTATGAACTCAAAAACGTATCTAACGCCGAAAACTGCAAGATATCTGAATCAGAAACAATATTGGAAGAACCTGAAGATTCATTTGCTGATTTGAGTAGAAGAAACTCCATCAATTTGAACAACCATCAACCCCTAAAGATAATGCTTGATACCACCCTTTCTTTCAAGAATCTTATTCAGGACTTCAAAGTTTCAGAACCCAAAAATTTGGAATTTAAAACAAGGGGTTTGACTTCTCCGGGTTCAACGGTATTCTTCTCCCCTCGACCCGTCAGTGAACTCAATGCTGCTGCAACTACAGTTCAGAAAATATACAAAAGTTACAGAACAAGAAGGAATCTAGCTGATTGCGCGGTAGTTGTTGAGGAGTTATG GTGGAAGGCTTTAGATTTTGCAGCCTTGGATCGGAGTTCTGTTTCGTTTTTCGATGTTAAAAAACCCGAAACTGCGACATCTCGGTGGGCCCGGGCTCGAACTAGAGCTGCAAAAGTGGGAAAGGGTCTATCCAAGAATGAAAAAGCTCAAAAATTGGCCTTGCAACATTGGCTTGAAGCC ATTGACCCACGCCATCGCTATGGCCATAATTTGCACCTATACTATGATATTTGGTTTGAAAGCGAAAGCTGTCAACCTTTTTTCTACTG GTTGGATATTGGAGATGGGAAAGAAACGAATCTTGAAAAATGTCCGAGGGTGCGTTTACAACAACAATGCATTAAATATTTAGGCCCC AACGAACGGGAATCATACGAAGTGATCGTTGAAAAGGGGAAGCTGGTATACAGACAAAGTGGTTCGCTTTTGGAAACTGTTGAGGGTACTAAATGGATCTTCGTTCTTGACACATTAAAGAAATTGTATGTTGGCCAGAAGAGAAAAGGTTTGTTTCAACATTCGAGTTTTCTAGCCGGTGGTGCCACCACTGCTGCCGGAAGATTGGTGGCCCATGGCGGCATTCTTGAG GCAATATGGCCTTACAGCGGTCACTATCTCCCAACGGAAGAAAACTTTAGGGATTTCATTTGCTTCTTGGAGGAAAACAACGTTGATCTCACTAACGTTAAG AGATGCTCGATTGATGACGATGATGTAGGATTTTCGTTTAAGGTCACCACCCAACCCGAAACAAAGCCAAAACCGCTAGTCATTCCACGTGCGAGACCACAAGACATTCTACGTACACCTACTAGTGCAAAAGATGCAACCACACCTAGCTTTATCCATGGTCTAACCAACGGTCCCATTTCAGCCCGTTTTCAAGAAACTAACCTCATTTCTACCAAATGGACCTCGGGAACTGGTCCACGTATCGGCATTGTTCGTGATTATCCAAGCGAGCTACAATTTCGAGCCCTTGAACATGTTAACTTATCTCCTCGTATTAATCAAGGGAACTTGGGGCCAATTCCGTCACCTAGACCGAGCTCGAATGTCAGGCTGTCTCCAAGGATTTCATACATGGGACTCCCTAGTCCTAGGACCCCAATCACCACTAATTAA
- the LOC139843181 gene encoding uncharacterized protein, protein MEPYNTHQPSSNFQDFRCHSASSSSSTQTQTKNTNYNHPNVVELKKVSSSSRSASRIWSLTDPEIQRKKRVASYKAFTVEGKVKESMKKSCKWIKDRYHKMVYGFR, encoded by the coding sequence ATGGAGCCTTATAATACCCACCAACCATCATCAAACTTTCAAGATTTTAGATGCCacagtgcatcatcatcatcatctacacaAACCCAAACTAAAAACACTAATTACAACCACCCAAATGTTGTGGAGTTGAAGAAGGTCAGCAGTAGTAGTAGGTCAGCTTCAAGGATCTGGAGCCTAACTGATCCAGAAATACAGAGGAAGAAAAGGGTTGCCAGCTACAAAGCTTTTACTGTTGAAGGAAAAGTCAAAGAGTCAATGAAGAAAAGCTGCAAGTGGATTAAAGATAGATACCACAAGATGGTTTATGGTTTCAGATAA